A genomic stretch from Plasmodium reichenowi strain SY57 chromosome 2, whole genome shotgun sequence includes:
- a CDS encoding hypothetical protein (conserved Plasmodium protein, unknown function), whose protein sequence is QLYRLMNIHKYESFSIIIQIHHLNLKFGDDDNAKFIVHFKIGNRYAYTHYHKQYQNKVHIEERKNMVVKQNNNTLRLEVYKKGTLKNTFFGSAEIHIYSEIVKKLFPCNVYFNITNKNQIVGTACLSFHYINLDCIKKDDQIYTSLFIETIISVQKNQTKNNEKIEKLIHEGKEHFEAIKETDLSTTIYKNISNLALEDKIRLFCKNLNGYLLHSNFYIKRFYNKYYFYLHFFKGKFYWCYYNEEADAKMDKNRVGYVRLEYVANVYSDVYSHKYFYIKYRKKNERKENYLYLKTIDKDRNIWVNIIHDFIILVSNYKRERKNKKYKIKEFKDNLIEDTPKEILEINKTLSRSLSNNSMKNKYLDKKKKVEALSDMDNEENYMNSGDLGPLFKDMSKNMYNYSD, encoded by the exons GCCAATTATATCGTCTTATgaatattcataaatatgaatcattcagtattataattcaaattcatcatttaaatttaaagTTTGGTGACGATGATAACGCTAAGTTTATAGTTCACTTCAAAATAGGGAACAGATATGCTTATACACACTACCACAAACAATATCAGAACAAGGTACACATAGAG gaaagaaaaaatatggtTGTGAAACAAAACAACAATACTCTTAGACTAGAGgtttataaaaaagggACTTTAAAAAATACTTTTTTTGGATCAGCTgaaattcatatatatagtgAAATAGtaaagaaattatttcCTTGCaatgtttattttaatatcaCTAATAAAAATCAAATTGTTGGTACAGCATGTTTATCATTCCACTATATTAATTTAGattgtataaaaaaagatgaCCAGATATATACATCTCTTTTCATTGAAACAATTATATCCGTTCAAAAAAAtcaaacaaaaaataatgaaaaaattgaaaaacTTATACATGAGGGGAAAGAGCATTTTGAGGCCATCAAAGAAACGGACCTTAGCACAA ccatatataaaaacatatcAAATTTGGCTCTTGAAGATAAAATTCGTTTGTTCTGCAAAAATTTAAATGGTTATTTGCTTCACagtaatttttatattaaacGATTTTATAACAAGTATTACTTTTACTtgcatttttttaaaggaAAATTTTACTGGTGTTATTATAACGAAGAAGCTGATGCAAAg ATGGATAAAAACAGAGTTGGTTACGTGAGATTAGAATATGTAGCTAACGTGTATAGTGACGTGTACAGCCATAAATACTTTTATATCAAATATAGGAAAAAAAACgaaagaaaagaaaattatttatatttaaaaactATAGATAAAGATAGGAATATATGGgtaaatattattcatgattttattatattagtAAGTAACTACAAACgtgaaagaaaaaataaaaaatataaaattaaagaattTAAAGATAATTTAATAGAAGACACTCCTAAGGAAATTTtagaaattaataaaacCTTATCTCGTTCTTTATCAAACAATTctatgaaaaataaatatttagataagaaaaaaaaagtagaAGCTTTAAGTGATATGgataatgaagaaaattatatgaactCAGGAGATTTAGGTCCACTGTTTAAAGATATGAGCAAAAATATGTACAACTATAGTGATtag
- a CDS encoding syntaxin, Qa-SNARE family: MIDLFDHLKSLGIKKNKGNAKNMIQWFIFKKDKIIDNKVDLNEETILNIDNEKKSDLRIYVDKVDSIKLEIKKIQKNVDEISCLKNKINISITVEQENELSIELNKLIKDTNDLINIIKIDIRNLRKKYVLRSKESFYIKKAIYDNLINIFKKSLHTYQDVQNMYHDGMKDKITRHIKIMYPNYSDEDISTFLNYDDINTQNLVKWKLQGHQDLKNALTDVETKYKDVKTLEKSVCDLHQTIIELSALIEMNDEIIDNIYDHVNDAQYFTEKANVDLIEARNIQKKTSKWMFYLTVTIIILILIIFFPIITKII; the protein is encoded by the coding sequence ATGATCGACCTGTTTGATCATTTAAAATCCCTAgggataaaaaaaaataaaggaaatgcaaaaaatatgatacaatggtttatttttaaaaaagataaaataatagATAACAAGGTTGatttaaatgaagaaaCAATTCTTAATATAGATAACGAAAAGAAAAGCGATTTAAGAATATATGTGGATAAGGTTGATAGTATAAAGTTGGAGATAAAAAAGATTCAAAAGAATGTAGATGAAATATcatgtttaaaaaataaaataaatatttctattaCTGTAGAACaagaaaatgaattaagtatagaattaaataaacttataaaagatacaaatgatttaattaatataataaaaattgaTATACGTAATTTAAGAAAGAAATATGTTCTAAGATCAAAAGAaagtttttatataaaaaaggctatatatgataatcttataaatatatttaagaaaTCATTACACACGTATCAAGATGTACAAAATATGTATCATGATGGAATGAAAGATAAAATAACTAgacatattaaaattatgtaTCCTAATTATAGTGATGAAGATATTAGtacttttttaaattatgatgatataaatacaCAAAATTTAGTAAAGTGGAAATTACAAGGTCACCaagatttaaaaaatgcATTAACTGACGTagaaacaaaatataaagatgTAAAAACATTAGAAAAAAGTGTATGTGATTTACATCAAACAATAATAGAATTATCTGCATTAATAGAAATGAATGATGAAATTattgataatatttatgatcATGTTAATGATGCTCAATATTTTACAGAAAAAGCAAATGTAGATTTAATAGAAGCTAGAAACatccaaaaaaaaacttcTAAATGGATGTTCTATTTAACCGTGACAATCATAATTCTTAtacttattatattctttccaataataacaaaaattatataa
- a CDS encoding hypothetical protein (conserved Plasmodium protein, unknown function) codes for MKISFLFKLVCIYIVIIFLFQDVRCIKTKKIVRCFNPFVRTKTIKKKVQPNFLKRVALNLKIPQTINLIRGKYNLLHEIYVNKKKHIFNVIYKDIITNNKKRFLNMLKNIVKKQRSINIPLFFNKTMHSFHSNFIYYYTYFYILRTDLYLRTLKQFHNVLIGKFKINILSKVINSLSAFDKMFLWNDGRISKILNKYILKCERKLNRVADECFLNTPLCNNNNTSSVKRKKRTWFCSNDNFITYNDFNDQVETKKEKFYISAFKVLPLFFYNVFNINFYLKTIKKIRNSINTNIRLYLLKDYINDQDSIKAIFYTYKTFFQLSLEKNIVSLFRVFQDKMSIEQKFETTLINKMEKQLKIKLPNIGLTNITNLSVILFKLFANKITQVVFYLILVYIKQFLYARRKFLKDIYSFPFY; via the coding sequence atgaagataagttttttatttaagttagtttgtatatatattgtaataatatttttatttcaagATGTAAGATgtataaaaacaaaaaagatAGTAAGATGCTTTAACCCATTTGTTCGTAcaaaaacaataaaaaagaaagtacagccaaattttttaaaaagagTTGCATTGAATTTAAAGATTCCACAAACAATTAATTTGATAAGAGggaaatataatttattacatgagatatatgtaaataagaagaaacatatttttaatgtaatttataaagatatcataactaataataagaaacgttttttgaatatgttaaaaaacATAGTAAAAAAGCAGCGTAGTATTAATATtccattattttttaataaaacaatGCATTCATTTCATTccaattttatatattattatacgtacttttatatattaagaacagatttatatttaagGACACTCAAACAATTTCATAACGTTTTAATAGGTAAgtttaaaattaatatattaagtAAAGTTATAAATAGTTTGTCTGCTTTTgataaaatgtttttatgGAACGATGGAAGaatttcaaaaatattgaataaatatattttaaaatgtgAAAGAAAATTAAATCGTGTTGCAGATGAATGCTTTTTAAATACCCcattatgtaataataataatacatcgtcagtaaaaagaaaaaaaagaacatgGTTTTGTAgtaatgataattttattacatataatgaTTTTAATGATCAAGTtgaaacaaaaaaagaaaagttttatatttcaGCTTTTAAAGTATTAccattatttttttataatgtttttaatataaatttttatttaaaaactattaaaaaaattagaaattcaattaatacaaatattagATTATATCTTCTAAAAgattatattaatgatCAAGATTCAATAAAAGCAATTTtctatacatataaaacattttttcaGTTGTcattagaaaaaaatattgtttCTCTTTTTAGAGTATTTCAAGATAAAATGAGCATTGAACAAAAATTTGAAACAACATTAATTAATAAGATGGAAAAGCAACTCAAAATCAAATTACCAAATATAGGTTTAACCAATATAACAAATCTTTCTgttattctttttaaacTTTTTGCAAATAAAATTACTCAAGTTGTCTTTTATCTTATTctagtatatataaaacaattCTTGTATGCTAGAAGAAAATTCTTAAAAGATATTTATTCTTTCCCTTTTTATTAa
- a CDS encoding hypothetical protein (conserved Plasmodium protein, unknown function~part of same gene as PRSY57_0210000A~gap found within coding sequence), with protein ISLCDIIQSVKIFDELDKTFTDYNFYIEVKNIDKNVLNKINEIYFKNKDITFHRREILGKICNKIISYIHEMNGNELIHFLIYFFRWNKNDKNLILFYNYYFNYVFDHMYLFNHEIYKLLFIFNKYVNNNSNIPFNKNLIQEMEFNLYYFREIKNEKNYIIKMNKKEIYKKCFAKFHENVDHIDNEKILNILRLYVDNSILDIDINNKMLYNLNNNLINENIEYISKLLNFYCTLIKKGKYDNDMTIYKLKEVIKATHHILCDKTKNIETFCSDIDYSTLLNSLNNKFILNKIIDKNFILFYECLLKILLNIKFVNFQSLCISLISLKNIYYNILRNNVYIVNSVLFNDIMKFSLYLCNIFLGKRIKTENENAVLILHSNDQTNYSNKENIKDIIIQKRIKEYIFYKMENYKDFHFKLKDSDLLSIKLLSNTFVKINEAYNSYDFYLLFNNISCILYNFLVNRNSVKKYKDTYIYILNDLSFVYKYIKNNDGTKKKKNFFLLSNSMKELICKNILSVSNRYIKHLPEEDNFDQKDQYVCSLTFLNNLFFDKIIHFHYIYNLWCHVYKTYNYFKCNKLINEDIISLLLLTCSKFQYFIENNSNDRYCRKELINLKYNIIDDLIKNYLNTYKSISIDNISKIFISLSNSKYTCEVNENLLLESLQSEFEKVTKTSKNGGIHMIDNNLLDNNNSCEKYEHRYIEYKKENLFINLNKIIECLIKLNIFLYLKKKKTYLYLYKQSLCPINLKENILKKILYIANNLYMYEMYGYVCEMLERVLSSHKEQNLFSYNYNKNVEHKMFDKILCHISEDDYIEMSNTMYVLFYDYLKNINGERQSNILRNNSKNDRFIDEIKEKKYKLNNNTLIKHNNLKLNYEKSNNNNGNIRNILKDDKNKNHNNVEMDLIDNKNENKKIQEKGQNGENCENCKNVLVNDIINIFGFLKMEKKKFLFFQLYIYLCNITKFKRRYVSSSSLFHMDVFKIIKDMNLKYLCLENYKIKNEECAFLYTIDIVLFKER; from the coding sequence ATATAAGTTTGTGTGATATTATACAAAGtgttaaaatatttgatGAACTTGATAAAACATTTACTGATTACAATTTCTATATAGAagttaaaaatatagataaaaatgtattaaataAGATTAATGAAAtttatttcaaaaataaGGATATAACTTTTCATAGAAGAGAAATATTGGGAAAAATCTGTAATAAAATCATAAGTTATATACATGAAATGAATGGAAATGAAttaattcattttcttatttacttttttaGATGGAATAAGAACGATAAGAATTtgattcttttttataattattattttaattatgtTTTTGATCATATGTATCTTTTCAACCATGAAATATACAAActattattcatatttaataaatatgttaataataattcaaacATACCATTCAATAAAAATCTAATACAGGAAATGgaatttaatttatattattttagggaaataaaaaatgagaaaaattatattattaaaatgaataaaaaggaaatttataaaaaatgttttgCAAAGTTTCATGAAAATGTAGACCACATCGACAATGAAAagatattaaatattttaaggTTATATGTTGATAATTCAATTTTAGATATTgacataaataataaaatgcTATATAAtcttaataataatttgataaatgaaaatattgaaTACATATCAAAATtgttaaatttttattgtaCTTTGATTAAAAAGGgaaaatatgataatgatatgacaatatataaattaaaagaagTAATAAAAGCAACAcatcatattttatgtGACAAAACGAAAAATATAGAAACTTTTTGTTCAGATATAGATTATAGTACATTACTAaattcattaaataataaatttattttaaataaaataatagataaaaattttattttattttatgagTGTTTATTAAAGATTCTATTAAATATCAAATTTGTAAATTTTCAGTCTCTTTGTATTTCActtatttctttaaaaaatatttattataatatattaagaaataacgtttatattgttaatagtgtattatttaatgataTTATGAAGTTTAGTTTATATTTGTGTAATATCTTCCTTGGTAAACGTATAAAAAcagaaaatgaaaatgcAGTACTTATTTTACATAGTAATGATCAGACAaattattcaaataaagaaaatataaaagatataataatacaaaagagaataaaagaatatatattttataaaatggaaaattataaagattttcattttaaattaaaagataGTGATTTATTGTCTATTAAACTTTTGTCAAATACTTTTGTAAAAATCAATGAAGCTTATAATTCatatgatttttatttactgtttaataacatatcatgtattttatataattttttagtAAATAGAAATAgtgtaaaaaaatataaagatacttatatatatattttgaatgACCTTTCTTTTgtctataaatatataaagaataatgatggaaccaaaaaaaaaaaaaatttttttttattatcaaatTCTATGAAGGAattaatatgtaaaaatatattaagtGTGAGtaatagatatataaaacatttaCCTGAAGAAGATAATTTCGATCAAAAGGATCAATATGTTTGTTCCTTAACATTTttgaataatttatttttcgataaaattattcattttcattatatatataacttatGGTGTCACGTGTATAAAACATACAACTATTTTAAATGTAATAAGTTAATTAATGAAGATATAATATCCTTATTACTTTTGACGTGTTCCAAGTTTCAGTATTTTATTGAGAATAATTCTAATGATAGATATTGTAGAAAGGAGTtgataaatttaaaatataatattattgatgatttaattaaaaattatttaaatacatataaatctatatctattgataatatttcaaaaatttttatatcattatcaaATTCGAAATATACATGTGAAGTTAATGAGAATTTGTTATTAGAAAGTTTACAGAGTGAGTTTGAAAAAGTAACAAAAACTAGTAAAAACGGAGGTATACATATGATAGACAATAATTTattagataataataattcttgTGAGAAATATGAACATAGATATATTGAATATAAGAAGGAAAacttatttataaatttgaacaaaattattgaatgtttaataaaattaaatatatttttatatttaaaaaaaaaaaagacatatttatatctatataaGCAATCTTTATGTCCTATAAATTtgaaagaaaatattttaaaaaaaatactaTATATAGCAAATAATTTGTACATGTATGAAATGTATGGCTATGTATGTGAAATGTTAGAGAGGGTCTTATCATCCCACAAAGAACAAAATTTgttttcatataattataataaaaatgtagaACATAAAATGTTTGATAAAATTCTATGTCATATTTCGGAAGATGATTATATTGAAATGTCAAATACAATGTATGTGTTGttttatgattatttaaaaaatataaatggtGAACGACAAAGTAATATTTTAAGGAATAATTCAAAGAATGATAGATTCATTgatgaaataaaagaaaaaaaatataaattaaataataacacACTTATTAAGcataataatttgaaattaaattatgagaaaagtaataataataatggaAATATTAGAAACATTCTTAAggatgataaaaataagaatcataataatgttGAAATGGATTTAATAGATaacaaaaatgaaaataaaaaaattcagGAGAAAGGTCAGAATGGTGAAAATTGTGAAAATTGTAAAAATGTGTTGGtaaatgatattataaacatatttggatttttaaaaatggagaaaaagaaatttttattttttcaactttatatatatctatgtaatataacaaaatttaAAAGGAGATATGtatcttcttcttctttatttcatatggatgttttcaaaattataaagGATATGAATTTAAAGTATCTGTGTTTAgagaattataaaataaaaaatgaagaatgTGCTTTTTTGTATACTATAGATATAGTTTTGTTTAAAGAAAGATAA
- a CDS encoding ras-related protein Rab-5A, putative, with translation MEKKSSYKTVLLGESSVGKSSIVLRLTKDTFHENTNTTIGASFCTYVVNLNDINIKNNSNNEKNNNNNNINSINYDNNVIITNQHNNYNENLCNIKFDIWDTAGQERYASIVPLYYRGATCAIVVFDISNSNTLDRAKTWVNQLKISSNYIIILVANKIDKNKFQVDILEVQKYAQDNNLLFIQTSAKTGTNIKNIFYMLAEEIYKNIINNNNTSKNKTVNKNLINLDNQTLSKKGCC, from the coding sequence atggAAAAGAAAAGTAGTTATAAAACAGTTTTATTAGGAGAATCATCAGTAGGAAAATCAAGTATAGTTTTACGATTAACAAAAGATACTTTTCATGAGAATACTAACACAACAATAGGTGCATCTTTTTGTACATATGTAgtaaatttaaatgatataaatataaagaataatagtaataatgaaaaaaataataataataataatataaattcaataaattatgataataatgttattataacaaatcaacataataattataatgaaaacttatgtaatataaaatttgaTATATGGGATACAGCTGGACAAGAAAGATATGCAAGTATTGTCCCACTATATTATAGAGGTGCTACTTGTGCTATAGTAGTTTTTGATATTAGCAATTCAAATACTTTAGATCGAGCTAAGACATGGGTTAATCAATTAAAAATTAGTAGCaactatattattattttagTTGCTAATAAAATAGATAAAAACAAATTCCAAGTTGATATATTAGAAGTACAAAAATATGCTCAAGACAATaatttactttttattCAAACAAGTGCCAAAACTGGAAcaaacataaaaaatatattctatatGCTTGCTGAagaaatttataaaaatattataaataataataatacctcaaaaaataaaacagTTAATAAAAACTTAATAAATCTAGATAATCAAACACTTTCAAAAAAAGGATGTTGTtaa
- a CDS encoding hypothetical protein (conserved Plasmodium protein, unknown function) produces the protein RLENEEILNLFRINESFNMKMYFYILHLWIINKRLRHEQYQGDIINTYIFDITWRIVRDWMLLKDVPEYSFNAELLNCQEYAFGFLVSLDEAANNVDIFPSLLKDILWEHLYEKKVKQCGKIVTELSKYSILQMRHIFNLSSDHFLQAYFIWADFYNQKKSNRRLPALCQQISYGGYRPKDKSKYLPYDDGKKLLPRIY, from the exons AAAGATTAGAAAATGAAGAGATATTAAACTTATTTCGTATAAATGAATCCtttaatatgaaaatgtatttttatattttgcATCTTTGgataattaataaaagattAAGACATGAACAGTATCAAGgagatattataaatacatatatttttgatataaCGTGGAGAATTGTTCGTGATTGGATGCTTTTAAAAGATGTTCCTgaatattcttttaatgCAGAACTTTTGAATTGTCAAGAATATGCATTTGGA TTTTTGGTATCATTAGACGAAGCGGCTAACAATGTAGATATTTTTCCATCATTGTTGAAGGATATATTATGGGA GcatttatatgaaaaaaaagtgaAGCAATGCGGGAAAATTGTAACAGAGTTAAGTAAATATAGTATTCTTCAAATGAgacatatatttaatttatcaaGTGATCATTTTTTACAAGCCTATTTTATATG GGCTGATTTTTATAACCAGAAAAAATCAAATCGTCGTTTACCAGCATTGTGTCAGCAAATATCATATGGAG GCTATCGTCCGAAAGATAAGAGTAAATATCTTCCCTATGATGATGGAAAGAAATTGTTACCAAGAATttattaa
- a CDS encoding oxoacyl-ACP synthase yields the protein MFLYFITYLCIFHNNIYSVELNKNNKYNFINNVYNIKYRTKIRAIHEKTGGKIIGHGHSYPSTEIYNDELKKYVDTN from the exons atgtttctatattttattacatatcTGTGTATTTtccataataatatatattctgtagaattaaataaaaataataaatataattttataaataatgtatataatataaagtaTAGAACTAAAATACGTGCTATTCATGAGAAAA CTGGAGGTAAAATAATAGGACATGGTCATTCTTATCCTTCAACTGAAATTTATAATGAcgaattaaaaaaatatgttgATACCAATG
- a CDS encoding GAF domain-related protein, putative (part of same gene as PRSY57_0210400B~gap found within coding sequence) — protein sequence VSAQINNENKNNNISDDKYMKGDGVKKCIGQRNKLYFDEKNLLKFGNMGTYKKWQCSFFSTSEGKKYKIKKYVTLDEKKKDNNISCNDLNNTQMKIKNQVVENDFNGCNLEERKDNNEYDNDKYKKDSFEQDEENEKMRKKKEIKKILNIIFCSSIPMIGFGFMDQFIMIRLGDIFDASIGVTFGISTLCAASFGQLCSDTFGIFFGYVLNYLLQTYKIIQPIKYDIKNKVYQYCTLIGSVLGILFGCALGMLQLIFIDTTKSERLKKKKELDFIFQMVMCDCSNVLNCEASTLFVYDKAKNELWSKAIHGRKNIIKISADSDEKSFNLWVLRNKEIINCKDVANHELFNPSHDEKFNFKTKTILAAPILDKNDEVVGVLMFLNKLRSHGGYFTRDDEKLAEMMCKHISIFMEKFHYISEGDKKMIIFDKEKNTVKEEDDDDDYDVNDVDEEGTELKEKQKVRV from the coding sequence GGTTAGCGcacaaataaataatgaaaataagaataataacATAAGTGATGATAAGTATATGAAAGGTGATGGTGTGAAAAAATGCATAGGACaaagaaataaattatattttgatgaaaaaaatcTTTTGAAGTTTGGAAATATGggtacatataaaaaatggCAGTGTAGTTTTTTTTCAACATCAGAAGGGAAAAAATAcaagataaaaaaatatgtgacattggatgaaaaaaaaaaagataataacATTAGTTGTAatgatttaaataatacacaaatgaagataaaaaatCAAGTTGTAGAAAATGATTTTAATGGTTGTAATTTAGAAGAGAgaaaagataataatgaatatgataatgacaaatataaaaaagattCATTTGAACaagatgaagaaaatgagaaaatgagaaaaaagaaagaaataaaaaagattttaaatattatattttgttcttcTATACCTATGATTGGTTTTGGTTTTATGGATCAATTTATTATGATACGTTTAGGTGATATTTTCGATGCTTCTATAGGAGTAACTTTTGGTATATCAACTCTTTGTGCTGCTTCTTTTGGTCAATTATGTAGTGATACTTTTGGTATATTTTTTGGATATGTTTTGAATTATTTACTTCAgacatataaaataattcagcccataaaatatgatataaaaaataaagtttATCAATATTGTACTTTAATAGGTTCTGTTTTGGGTATATTATTTGGTTGTGCTTTAGGTATGTTACAGTTAATTTTTATTGACACTACAAAAAGTGAAcgtttaaaaaaaaagaaagaacttgattttatttttcaaatgGTCATGTGTGATTGTTCAAATGTTTTAAATTGTGAAGCTTCTActttatttgtatatgaTAAGGCAAAAAATGAGTTATGGAGTAAAGCAATACAtggaagaaaaaatattataaaaatttctGCAGATAGTGATGAAAAAAGTTTCAATTTATGGGttttaagaaataaagaaattatcAATTGTAAAGATGTAGCTAATCATGAACTGTTTAATCCTTCACATGatgaaaaatttaatttcaAAACAAAAACTATTCTAGCTGCACCTATTTTAGATAAGAATGATGAAGTTGTGGGCGTTCTTATGTtcttaaataaattaagaTCCCATGGTGGATATTTTACAAGAGATGATGAAAAGCTAGCTGAAATGATGTGTAAGCAtatttccatttttatGGAAAAGTTTCATTATATCAGTGAAGGGGACAAAAAAATGATCATTTTTGATAAGGAAAAGAATACTGTTAAAGAGGAAGACGACGACGATGATTATGATGTTAATGATGTTGATGAAGAGGGGACAGAGCTTAAGGAGAAACAAAAAGTGAGGGTA